CAGTCGTCAGTCCTATCATAGACAATATTGAAGGTACCTGATTAACTAAGGCACGTTTTGCGGTATGTTGGATAAATGAGGAATATCTTGGTACTTAGAGAAAGTGTCCTAAAGTTAAAATTGAGCAACCATTGGCTCTCTTTTTCTATAGTAAAGGCCACCTTAAGGATCTAGGGCTTCCCAGTTGCTTGGCCACTTGTAGTGTGATTCCTTCAGGCACTATCTTTCTCCAGCGTGTTAGTGCTGAAAAAGAATTTGTTGTTCACACTGGAAAAATCATGTCAGATTCTGAACAAaacgctgttcaaaaaaaaaaaagattccgAACAAAACTTTCAAACTTACGTTTTCTGGAACTCCCATGAGAAATGACATACTTTTAACACAAATTTATACAAGGTACTAAATATGAATGGAATATAATGAAACTTGATGTACATGAATACATATGATCAGTGGCAGCTCCACGAATTTGTAACAAGGTGTTCAAATATTACCTTTACTCTCCAAGCTCAATTAGCCACCAATATATTTGCAAAATCTCATATATGAGTATGAACAGTGCGATCAAAGAACATAAAAATACATAAGATTATTTACAATTGTCCTCGACGAGTTTTTATAATTTGAGCGAAGCAGGATTACACCGCCGCATTAATCCACTAATATCCTTTTGAGAGAAATTGTGGCAAATAGGTTTGGCATGGACTTTTTGTGGGTATGCCACTGTCATAAGAATGAtatgaaaagatttttttgcCGCGTTTTCTATttgtgattgggacataaggctcagtttggttcggtttggttcggtttggatcCAAAGAAAGATTGTTCAAGTCGACAGAGCAAAGGTTAGAAGAAATTTGAGTGTTAATATTAACAAAGTTTCCTGTGGAAAATGAATCTCGCAAcgttgttgaattttttttacagaagtCCATAATTCCATAAactaaacaacaacaaaaatcaaaagttgttCATGTTAAGAATACTAAATTCGTACATTAGACATAttacttttgccgatcaaaaaaaaaaaaaaagttagtacATTAGACGCAGGCAACAGACATGGAGTAGGGCATCGTTGAGTGAGAAAGCAGAGCACAATAATGATACAAATAGTTTATTCTTTTTCTCTCATATATCTCATTATGAATGTGGCCTTTCTTTAGGCTAATGTATTGGGTGTTCAACTATGGGCTCTTGGGTAGATGGTATTCATATTGTATTGGACTGAATGTTCGAATAAAACATAAATTAAGATCATGGGGATGTAAATATAGTTAGGTGAATGCACCTTCACCATCAATTTAGCGTCAATTAATCCCTACTACGTAAATCTAGACAAAGCACCAATATGAGCAGTACAGCCACTAACTAGTTCATAAATATAACAGAAAGTcggaaaaaagaaattacaagaaGTAACTACTGAATATTCAACTTTGACAGTATAACATTCTGAGGCTGAAATTTAAATTCAGTAATATTAGAGAAGAAACTTCAGTCATAAGATCATTACCTTGATGTAGTCATGTCATTCATGAACTCCCCGGGAAACTGTCTATAACCACTAAGAATAGAACGCCCATGTTTAAGTAATGGATGCTCTGGACTGAAAAGCACAAacaaaaagattcaaaaaacCTAGAAAATTTGAAGCCCCACAGGCCCCAAACCAAGTTAAGAACAAGAAAGGAAATACACCATTGAGGCAAACTCAAACTACACGATTGGCACTTGTGAGACAAAATTATTGACATGATTACAAAAAGTGTGAGGGGAAGTATCTCACATTGAATAGTTATTGGGGTTAAAAGGTTACAGATTCAACCCAacacacacaatcacacaaGGAATAAATCAAGAATGAACAAAAAGAAACGACATAGAGATTCTTATGTGGATCCCCAATTGTGTACTTTACATCCACGGCTCACACCAATTTCCACTATGTGAGGAATGAAAACAGTGTGAAAATTACATGGTTGCTAAGTACAACATGAATTTATTATTGGATTTCTAGTCTCACTCAAATAAAAGCACACCCGCAAAATATTAAGCTCAcacaaagaaaaatgagaacacAATTTACGTGGTTTGCCCCCCTGCCTACTCCACAACCAAAAGAGAAATTTGCTATATTGAAAGTGttacaaagaaaaagaataccCAAAACCCGAGCCCCGCTCAAATGTAGTattcaattggggtcggctatatgaatcctatttttccattgagctttgTCTAGGGCTACCTGCTCATATGTAGCAAAATACTCCTTTTTATTTGCACATTTGTGATATGAACAACCAAAGTCAATTATCAAATCTAATTTCTCATCACCCAAAGAAACTGTGAGCACGTAATCTTCAATATCGTTGGTGCTCTTTCCAACTGTTGCATCCGCTGGTTTCATCTTGTCCGCCTTGAGCTTTGGACAATCCTTGATTAAATGACCCTCTTCGTCACAATAATAACAACACCGTTTGTAACCCTGAGAGCAACCCTGAGAGCTCTAACCACCCTGCCTCTCAGTTGTCCGAGCTCTTACATGACCTGCGTTTGATGCAATCATGGCCCCATCTCCGTAGGTCTTTTCGCTTTCCTTTTTCCACATCAAAGTCATGGGAAATAAGTAGCCACCACCACATCAAAACCTGCGGCATCTTTTTCGTATATCAGAGTAGTCCTGTCCTGACATGTTCATATGATGACGGTAGGGAGACCAAAAAAAGGATTGCTTTATCATCCTCGATTTTCCCACCAATAGTTTCCAATTCAGTCACCAACCTCTTGAACTTGTCTGGAGGGTCCATGAAATTCGGTAATTCTGTCATTTGGCGTGCGTACAATTGCTTTTTCAAAGACAACCGATTAGTCAATGACTTAGACGTGTACCtgctttccaatttttttccaaaagcacTACCGGATCCGTCTCATTGAAAACTTTGCACAGTGGAGTTTATGAGATTCAATTGGAACGTGTTATTCGCCAGTTTCCTCATATTGAAAGTGctacaaagaaaaagaataccCAATACCCGAGCCCTGGTCAATTGTTGTATTATTTTTCTTACACTCCAACATGCCTTAAAGTTCTCTAATTCTATCTGACCTATCCAAACCCTTGGAATGATTGGCTTTGTTACAGATGATAGAAGAGacacaaaggaaagaaaaagaaaaaaatggaaatcacATGGCCACCTTCCTGATGACCATGCTTTTACTTCATGCACATCTTCATCGAACCAAAGTCAAGCTCATCCCATCAAAGGTAGTTTTCCATGTATTCTCCATGTCATTCTCATCCAAAGAGAATTATGTGATCTCCAAAATCACGCCAACCACAGCTTGACAAATTCAACCCACCAAAGGATATTATCCCACGTTGGTGAAACCAACATTTATATCCTAGGATTTGCATCATCAATTACCATACTCTTGTTCAAGTGGAACCCCACATAGTCAGGGAAGCGGCAAAAACCAAGACTAAGTCAGGCTTCACGACAAACCCAAcataaaccacaaaaaaactgtAATTGATAAAATATGGTAAGTCATTCTCCAATAGAGTGGACGAATGACAtgccaaatttttgttttgtaagtTCTAGAAGACATTTGTAGTGAAGGGTAAGCTAGAGCAGTGGCGTGTCTAAGTATCGGATTCAACTAATGTTCATTTCAGGGATACGGGGACACTTCCAGGTACTTTAAAATCGTCAATATCTTCTACTTTATAGCTTAAATCGTGTTTTCTAGTTGTCTTGGACCCTTTTCATGCATATTATAGGAGTTCTACGGATACCTCGTGAGATATCTTGGTTAGAAATACATGCTTGCTAAAGTATTGTCCAAATATAAACATGTCTGACATGGATCCCATACAATTACCCGAATATTGAGTGACCAACAGGGGTACTTTATACATTTTGAAAGATCCATGTAAAATAGCTCAAGAAATAGGAAACTTTTGACTCTTTGAGTACAAAAACGAAGCAAACGACGTGTAATAACCACCAAAGAAAATCATGACTATTGGCCACAAAAGCAATCTACAATTTACGAGTATTACTCACTCCTACAATTCCATCAAACAGTCAATCCTACAGGACTCATTTATTAAACCAGTAACATGACCTAATAGTCCATACAATGACAACACATCATTTTAGTAGAGAGCAATCAGCCATCAGAGAACGCTACCGAAGTTAATCCAGACAATAGCATTGATTGATCAAAAGGCAACTCAACCTAGGAGGTTGATCATCTTAGCTCCAAATATTAGTCTAGTTCTCTTTTTCACATTATATCTAAAAGCTTTCTGAAAGTTGTCCCTTCAActttctttccattgttctTAATCAGACGTGTTTGGTATTGTCTTGAAAGGAATCAGTGACTTTACAAGTGTATAAGTAGCTTTGCACTCATGTAGTATTGAAAACAGGAAAAGATAGTGCAGATAACTACTAGTAACTAGCTTGATAAAACCTTGAACTGGATGTCCGATCTTCTGCGATGACTTTCTTGCGCCGCCAAAATGCATTTCCTATGTTGGGTTCACTGTGTGATAAACTGGACAACCACCAAAAACAAAGCAACAGGGAAAACATAATTGTTACCAAGGCAGAGATTTGGAAAGTcagaacagataaaaaaaaatgtccaatttttttttctttcggaaCACAAGTCATCAATATGATTATAATTGTTACTTTAGCGTTCCATAAATCTTTGATTGTTGCCGAAGCATTACATTCCTCGATGATGGACCTGATACATTATCTGACGCATCTACTTTAGAGTGATATAATGACTGAAGGCTCTCATTGTTCTCAGATCTGCAATGCATAGCACAAGTAAATTTCAGACCACCTACACTGTACATTCTGGTGAAGAAGTTTTGCCATTAATAAAGCTAAAATACAGAATAGCAAACCAAAGTTATGCACGCTAAAGCCGATACAAAGAAATCATTACCCTTCAAAATCCACTCCAGCTGGAAAGCCACACAGAGGACTATTTGGTTCTAGCGGTGAATCACAGGAGTCATTGTCTGCAGAGTCACTCTCACCGGCGGCAGATAAATGATACAGGAAGATTGCCTTGGTTGAGCAGGGTATCAACTGGCCAGGAAAACGTGCAAGATCAACCAGCAGCTCCGCAGAGTTCATCAATACTACCACAGACATATGCTTGTTTGAGTCTCTTCTCTCCATTTCACCATCCCTAGGCAAACCCTATGAATGGAAATGTCATGTTTTCACCTCCAGAGACTATTAGAATGTTAAGCAAGCACAACTCTTTCAAAAACGCATACGCCAGATATCACGGTCATAAGGTAAAAgggcaaaaacaaaacaaagtagcAGTTTACTCCAAGTAGCAGAGTACAAACTTACCACCACAAGCCTACTATCAAGACCTACAGTATCTGCAAGAACTTTAAATAAGATTGCCTGAGCATGGCATGTACCATGCCTTATTTGACACAACATCTGGACTCCCCGGTTATCCACTAGATGAGAAACTTCCTCCAGTGCAGCTTTCACTGGGCTGGTATCCAGATTTGGTCGTTTATAAAAGTCAAAAACCTATGCATGGAACAAGGGTCAGAAACAAAAGAACTCACAAGAAATTCAAATCAGTTAATaattgagggagagagagagagttatccGGCTAGAAGTGCTAAACTGCTAATCACAAGGCATTGCCTGGTATAAGTATCAATGTGGCATCCAATGCAACTGGAAAGTCTTCAATAAATAGATTTTTATATGGGACTTCTTCGTTTGATATTTGAACCGCCAGTTATTGTGATTTCATATGAAAAGGATAAAACATTAGCATTTTTCAGTCTTGTCCCAAGGAAAGAGAAATTATATCTTTTGCATTATGACTGGTCTCAGTTTGAACTTGGAGAGGATCTAACAAATTTCATTCAATCAGGAAGCAATATCCCTTTACAAGTGGAAAGAATACACACCAAATTTCAGGTAAGAAAATGGTTATTGTTTAAGACTGGCAAAGGATCCTAAAAACCTAATAACAAGATAACTATCATTGCAAAAATAACACACCAATCCAGCTATCTTCTTTATCACTGCTGGCGGGTTTGAATTTAATCCTTTCACCAGGGTCACAGCCAGCTGTTTTAGCAAGGAAAGCTTCTTATCTTTGTCTGCATCCACTAGAATAACATCTGCACTAAAACCCTCTGGTTCCGAAGCATAAAGCTCATCTAGAGACGGAATAGTGTCACAAAAATCCTTCAGTCCACTTTCCTGCATAAAATTGAGGTTTATGAGAAAATTCTGGGTATACTAGGCTGTCAAGAGAAAACATGAACCAGTCATATGACCTCACTATGGTTGCAAAAACTTCTAGATAATCACAAGATTATCTTTGGATGGCTAATACAAGAGGAAAAAGGAAGAGGGAAGTGCCCATCAAGAGCACATAGATCTTAACACTCTGTCATATATTACGGACAGAACATGTTCAGGAAACGCATAGTTTCCCAATTATCTTTTAGTGACTGGAAAAAGTAGTGCCAACTtaaataaacaacaaaacatAATGTTCAAAATCACATTTTTTGATCTAAGTAATCCTAATGAACTGACTTGTAGAAAAAAATCACAATTGGTACATACTTACTACTCTTTTCTGTTCCCCTTTattgttttgcatgttttcaTTATAATACCATTTTGATTCAACAATAAATCTTAAACATCTATAGCTcatatatatttaatttatCTATTTCCATTTCATATATCACCATTCAACCATCATTTGATTCATTTGAGAGTAGAGGAGCCCTGTGGAAGAGCCCTTTCATGTCCACTTTCCTGCCCCAGGTTTGGCCTCCATTGAATCAAACATAATGAGTTGTTGATTCAACTATGACAAAACTTTGTTTTAAAGTAATTGATTTTCCTATTCCAGCAAAATGACACCTTGCAAGGCCAAAACTCATCTTGGTTGGCTTCAAACAAATAAGACCACGGAACATACAAATTATGAAGTGCATCTTGGTAGAAATGTTAAAAGCAAAAATCTGCTTACAAAATAGTACCCAATggcttaaattttgaaaaagtttagtAAGAATATATTATTGATCATATAGCCCTTGACAAATAGAATTGGGATACAAGAAATCGTGTAAGCCATCTGAATCATTGGGATACAAAGCTTAGTTTGGTAACTTTGGTTTAGTTCATTTAGTTCGGataggtttggttttgtttgaatGAAATATGAAGAAGTTAGTGCATGAACTGAGGACAAGATTCAGGAGCATCGAGAAGTTTTGACAACTGTGCTTGAGTAGCAATAAAATGGTCTCACAAACCTGGTCCCCAGATGGTACAAGTCCTTCTCTAACTGAAAAGCATCGACCTAGACTTcccatcacaaaaaaaaatttatttcctGGCCTTCTAGATCTCTTCCAACTTGAGCATCTTGTTATTTCTTACCACATCGCAAGTCTATCAGAAAATACAATACTGAGCTTACAGTTCTCATTTCCAAGAGAATATGTACGATAATTTGCATCTCAATGCAACCTGTGTTGAAGTTAATTCTGTGCATGGATTAGTGGCTGAACAGGCCTGCGTAAGTGCATTGTGGCATGCTGATCCACGCTTACATGCCACAAGTGAGTTTCGATATGATCAGCCATTGGGAAGACAAGAAATTCTAGAACACTATCGGGATTCAGATAATAGATCCTTTTAGTTTGCTCACTAGTGCATTCCAAACATGACACTTGCACTGAAGCTATGATAAATAACACAGAAAAGTAAGGACTAATTAATTGCACAGTTCTACAAAATCACATACTGCTCACCAGAACAATAGAATAGAAACCATTGGGAATTGGTTCAGATAGCTTCCCAGTAGCCCACAGAGTCTGTGAAGCTGTATATGATGCCAAAACCTCATCATTTTTCCTGCTAATTGATTCTCTGTTTAGACTTTCCTCTGAAGAGAACAAAGAAACTGTTCTCAGCCTTGCCATAAAACTTGATGGCCACCATGGGTCATTTGAAAGGCCTGGTTCCATTGGCTCTGGATCTTCTTGTGCCGGCTCCATCTCCAGAAAGACACAAAACGTATAATCATTTTGCCCACTCCTTACCCCATGAGTGACAATTGATCCTACATGAAGTTCCTTCAATAAATTGGCTACGAGCTTCTTTGTCCTGCAGCTATGGCCTGCAAAATTTGGACACTGAAATTAGGCTGACTAAAACTAGTTCATAAAGGTGTGCAATTTGTGTTTACTTTGCTTTTATAAGGTCCAAAGTGGTATTTACCAATAGATAGCTACCACTTCTAATCTAAGTAAACAAGTAGCCCtcgacagagctcaatggaaaaataggattcatgtagccgccCCCAATTCATTGGGACAAAagacttggtttggtttggtttgagtATAGTTACCACTTCTCAGAACTACTGGGGTTTAAATGAAACGGGATAGTTACTAAAAGATTATCAAGAATAACAAAATTCTACAATATGCAAAATACATCAGTTACATGATTCTATAGAAAACCTATGCTTATGGAATTTGAAGGAGAACATAAAATAAACAGAGACCACCGTTCCGAAACATGACATATCAAGGAAGACAACAAATCGTACCTTACTGACTGATGCAAACTTCCCCTGACACATGTTTTACTGCCGCAGCCATAGTGCCAACCTGAAGATATATCAATGCAGTACTTAAGGTTGTAACAAATATTAGCTGCTGATTACATAAGCATCTTTGGCGAGCATGTCACTGGAAAAACTCAAAAGAACCAGTTGGAATCTGACACATCAATTATCCACCCTAATTGGACGATGTTGGAGGACTTGCATGAGGCACAATTCTCATGGAGCTTATCATTTGCAGAAAGGAAAATGTTATTGTTGGAAAttatcccacatcggttaattatctcatccaaaactagtatatgagcatgGGTGGCCTCTCCTCTCATTATcgattggttttgagttggatgctttaacatggtatcagagctaggttttcggaggtttttcccctttgtttatGCCATACTTGCACTTTGTTCCATTATGATCCGTgtgttatggatcctttgttaacctctccacgtgcgagtcgggaGTCGCACGTGAGGGGAGTGTTGGAAAttatcccacattggttaattatcccACATTgggttggatgctttaacagttaTGTATGCATTTAAGGGTTTTAGCCTCCCCTTATTACAAAACTATGGTTCTCGTAATTATTTGGCTAAAAACAAATCGTTTAGACTTCTTTATATGTTAAAATATATCCCCATGTTACTCGGCTTTAATGGCTAATATGCCAATCCTTCAGAAGAAACAAGTATTTTTTGTCTACTTAGGAAATTTCTAAGCTTAGTTGGAATAAAAGATGCAATAAAagacagcagcagcagcagcaacagcaaaCTGAAGAatcaaaatcagaaaaaaaaaacacgtcaAAAAGTGCATCAACACATTTCCTCGATTGTCGGTTTGTAAATTCAAAAGGttttcaaaccaaacccaaaaccacATTTTATGACTATAATTAACATTCAAGGGCATATAAAGTCCCTCAGGATATGTGATTCCACCAGAATGATAGTGAGAGGAATCTCCGTACCGCATCTCCCAAGGCATGTAGGACATGTTAGACGGATCAACTAGGAAAGGATTGGAAAAGATTGCATGGTTGATGAATGGTGATAAGGATGGCGGGGACAAGTGGGCCAACAAAGTAATTAATGACATTACGTGAATTATGATATGATTGTTTGAGTGGGATCAAGAATAGAATAAAAGGAAGACGGTTATTTAACTTATTTTCACTATTGCTGAAAAGGGAAGATAGTATAGAAGGGGAACTAACTAATTCCACCTTCTATTTGGTATTGGCAAATATCTATATGGGAAAGTAAATGAGCAAATTGTGCGGGCCAACATCTAATCCGAATAACGTATATGGTCCACATGCGCTCCCAAAGCCGGCCACAAGGGGGTGCCTCTGGATCCCCTTCAAACTTCATATATTCCCAGTATACCAATTTCTCAGGTTAGTTTGGAAACTTCTATGGAATTTACCCCTACAAGTGCCTTGTTAGCAAAAAAAATCCCTAAATCTCCTTTATAAGCGTGAAAAaacttccaaaaaatcaagtcatcaacCATTTTTTGGCCGCATGAATAAAATTAAACGACTACAAAATATAGATAAtcaaatttctctctcctcaaaccTAACAACTAGCAACATATTCTTGGAATAGGTATTTTGTGTTATCTTTCGATACGAAATGTAGTTTAGGCACCCACTAGCTACAAATCCGGCTTACGAAGAGGCCTTTGAACCAACGACATCAGGAGTGCAATTAGGTGCCAGTACATAGGAGGTCAGAGTTCAACTAATCTTCCAAGGAAATAAATACAAGTCAATGTCTGTGATGCCTCCCTTGAGTCACCTTGGGAAGAGACCAGTATGAGTATTATTCGATGCCTCCTTAGAG
The sequence above is a segment of the Rhododendron vialii isolate Sample 1 chromosome 13a, ASM3025357v1 genome. Coding sequences within it:
- the LOC131313196 gene encoding serine/threonine-protein kinase EDR1-like isoform X7 — its product is MEPAQEDPEPMEPGLSNDPWWPSSFMARLRTVSLFSSEESLNRESISRKNDEVLASYTASQTLWATGKLSEPIPNGFYSIVLESGLKDFCDTIPSLDELYASEPEGFSADVILVDADKDKKLSLLKQLAVTLVKGLNSNPPAVIKKIAGLVFDFYKRPNLDTSPVKAALEEVSHLVDNRGVQMLCQIRHGTCHAQAILFKVLADTVGLDSRLVVGLPRDGEMERRDSNKHMSVVVLMNSAELLVDLARFPGQLIPCSTKAIFLYHLSAAGESDSADNDSCDSPLEPNSPLCGFPAGVDFEGSENNESLQSLYHSKVDASDNVSGPSSRNVMLRQQSKIYGTLNLSHSEPNIGNAFWRRKKVIAEDRTSSSSPEHPLLKHGRSILSGYRQFPGEFMNDMTTSRSTGTRGRRRRTSITPEIGDDIVRVLLGNCHVVLQECVGVEGVGPLNNYFNSRAVRAMNETFKQKCISGERTGAHNLCSTSKESNMSDPNVSVSNFHPHDHDEASGEKSTAYYFHRKQMCLKNAISLPSSHHQSRDRVSRMCEATVLSGSADMISSWNKVLESSNISDKLLLPFQEWNIDFSELTVGTRVGIGFFGEVFRGIWNGTDVAIKVFLEQDLTVENIEDFCNEISILSRLRHPNVILFLGACTKPPQLSMVTEYMEMGSLYHLIHASGQKKRLNWRRRLRMLCNICSPSRSEERKLSCG